In a genomic window of Candidatus Competibacteraceae bacterium:
- a CDS encoding TIGR04211 family SH3 domain-containing protein yields the protein MTLLLGLVVLPFAAVPVQAQPESQPQSRTTAYVSDMVEVPLRAGASNRYKIVGAVRSGSAVTVLKADAVKGYTQIRASSGARGWISSDQLTETPSSREQLLEVRQELGQLEARHADLQQHVDGAAGRPDSEQLSYSQLYEEALRLRQQLAQYRKVASDTVAIDERNKALQERTVTLERELQIIQQENQALRNDNGTVRFLMGAVLLGAVLLVALLMPKIREQRRVQWSQL from the coding sequence GTGACTCTATTGTTAGGGCTGGTGGTGCTGCCGTTCGCCGCCGTTCCAGTCCAGGCCCAGCCGGAATCTCAGCCCCAATCCCGAACTACGGCCTATGTCAGCGATATGGTCGAGGTACCGCTGCGCGCGGGCGCTTCCAACCGCTACAAGATCGTGGGCGCGGTTCGCAGCGGCTCGGCCGTCACCGTGTTGAAGGCCGACGCAGTGAAGGGTTATACCCAGATTCGGGCGTCTTCAGGCGCCAGAGGTTGGATTTCCAGCGATCAGTTGACCGAGACGCCCAGCAGTCGGGAGCAGTTGCTGGAGGTCCGTCAGGAACTGGGCCAACTGGAAGCGCGCCACGCCGATCTCCAGCAGCATGTCGACGGCGCGGCCGGCCGGCCAGACAGCGAGCAGCTCAGCTATTCACAACTGTACGAGGAAGCGCTACGCCTGCGCCAGCAGTTGGCGCAGTATCGCAAGGTGGCCTCCGATACCGTGGCGATCGACGAGCGTAACAAAGCCTTGCAAGAACGGACCGTCACTCTGGAGCGCGAGCTGCAAATCATTCAACAGGAAAATCAGGCGCTGCGGAACGACAACGGCACCGTCCGGTTTTTGATGGGTGCGGTGTTGTTGGGTGCGGTGCTGTTGGTCGCCCTGTTGATGCCTAAAATCCGCGAACAGCGCCGCGTGCAATGGAGCCAGCTGTAA
- a CDS encoding SAM-dependent methyltransferase — MATTRSTDRHTTLPEPDPAASAHSARLLERIRSEIATGGGAISFARFMELALYAPELGYYRAGTRKFGPGGDFVTAPELSALFSRCLARQCREILDAIGGGALLELGAGTGIMAADLLSALRASNALPDHYAILEVSGELRERQRQTLAERAPDLLERVRWLDALPDPGFRGVILGNEVVDALPVERFRITANGPRRLMVSWTQTAPLTGLANGLAWTEGPEDPAVTDAVARIQSASGWPLPEGYTSEYVPHLADWVRAIAEPLAAGALLLVDYGYSRREYYHPERTDGTLLCHYRHRVHADPLLLPGLQDITASVDFTAVAEAGQALGLALAGYTHQNYFLFGCGLLDLLAEVDPADLVHYLEQARQVKVLTLPGEMGERFKAIALTRGIDASLCGFSFRDERHRL; from the coding sequence ATGGCGACCACCCGATCCACCGACCGTCACACGACTCTGCCGGAGCCCGATCCCGCCGCCAGCGCGCACAGCGCTCGCCTGTTGGAGCGGATTCGTTCCGAAATCGCCACAGGCGGCGGCGCGATTTCCTTTGCCCGCTTCATGGAACTGGCGCTTTATGCGCCGGAGCTGGGCTACTACCGCGCCGGAACCCGCAAATTCGGCCCCGGCGGTGATTTCGTCACCGCACCGGAACTGTCAGCGCTGTTCTCCCGCTGTCTGGCCCGGCAGTGCCGGGAAATACTGGATGCGATCGGCGGCGGCGCGCTGCTCGAACTGGGCGCTGGCACCGGCATCATGGCGGCCGACCTCTTGAGCGCATTGCGCGCGTCAAACGCGCTGCCGGACCATTACGCGATTCTGGAGGTCAGCGGCGAACTGCGCGAACGCCAGCGCCAAACCTTGGCCGAACGAGCGCCGGATTTACTGGAGCGGGTCCGCTGGCTGGACGCCCTGCCCGATCCTGGTTTTCGGGGGGTAATCCTCGGTAACGAGGTCGTCGATGCGCTGCCGGTCGAGCGATTTCGCATCACCGCGAACGGGCCGCGCCGGTTGATGGTCAGCTGGACGCAAACCGCGCCTCTAACGGGCTTGGCGAACGGGTTGGCTTGGACCGAAGGCCCGGAAGATCCGGCCGTGACGGACGCCGTGGCGCGAATCCAGAGCGCTAGCGGCTGGCCTCTGCCGGAAGGGTATACCTCCGAGTACGTCCCTCACTTGGCGGACTGGGTGCGCGCCATCGCCGAACCGCTGGCGGCCGGGGCTTTGCTGCTGGTCGATTACGGTTATTCGCGCCGAGAATACTACCACCCCGAACGAACCGACGGCACCCTGCTCTGCCACTACCGCCACCGCGTCCACGCCGATCCGCTGCTGCTGCCGGGCCTGCAAGACATTACCGCCAGCGTCGATTTCACCGCCGTGGCCGAGGCGGGACAAGCGCTCGGACTGGCGCTGGCCGGCTACACCCACCAGAATTATTTTCTGTTCGGCTGCGGGTTGCTGGATTTGCTGGCTGAAGTCGATCCCGCCGACCTGGTTCACTATCTGGAACAGGCTCGTCAGGTCAAAGTGCTGACGCTGCCCGGCGAAATGGGCGAACGTTTCAAAGCCATCGCTCTGACGCGCGGCATCGATGCTTCACTGTGTGGTTTCTCGTTTCGGGACGAACGACACCGGCTATAG
- a CDS encoding glutamate--cysteine ligase: MGQGIARSQFNPRDFQRFQARLREETAQLADWFRAGRFAPTSGVGGFEIEAWLVDRQGRPAPFNQRFLERLADPLVVPELSVFNIELNTPPLPLRGPALRQMHASLECLWQRCQHVAAGLASTVMLIGIPPTLQADDLTLDHMSDQERFRAINAQILARRRGRPMELTIHGIDTLQLTHPDVMLEAATTSFQTHLQVAAADGPAFFNAALAVTAPMVAVAANSPLLFGKRLWQETRIPLFEQGVALAGGEASDDPSHPRVSFGSGYVKESLLALFDENLRHYPALLPVDLSAEPLENLPHLRLHNGTIWRWNRPLLGFEADGTPHLRIEHRVMPAGPSIPDTIANAALYYGLVHGLARERPPVDTLLEFAQCRANFYAAARDGLAANVIWLNGRTLPLRQLVLEELLPLARRGLLALEIDTADARDYLAIIAARVETGRTGAGWQRDFFIRHGTDPTALTLAYLDRQRGGLPVHEWPC; this comes from the coding sequence ATGGGTCAGGGCATAGCGCGATCGCAGTTCAACCCGCGAGATTTCCAACGGTTTCAGGCGCGGTTGCGCGAAGAAACCGCCCAGTTGGCCGACTGGTTCCGCGCGGGACGGTTTGCGCCGACCAGCGGCGTCGGTGGTTTCGAGATCGAAGCGTGGCTGGTGGACCGGCAAGGACGGCCCGCGCCGTTCAACCAACGCTTTCTGGAGCGGCTGGCCGACCCGCTGGTGGTGCCGGAACTGAGCGTGTTCAACATCGAACTCAACACCCCGCCGCTACCCTTGCGCGGGCCGGCGCTGCGCCAGATGCACGCCAGCCTCGAATGCCTCTGGCAACGCTGCCAGCATGTCGCCGCTGGTTTGGCGAGCACGGTCATGCTGATCGGGATTCCGCCAACCTTGCAAGCGGACGATTTGACGCTCGATCACATGTCGGATCAGGAGCGTTTTCGAGCCATCAACGCGCAAATCCTGGCGCGGCGGCGCGGCCGTCCGATGGAGCTGACGATCCATGGGATCGACACCCTGCAACTGACTCATCCCGATGTCATGCTCGAAGCAGCCACCACCTCGTTTCAAACGCATTTGCAGGTTGCGGCGGCCGACGGCCCGGCGTTTTTCAATGCCGCTTTGGCGGTGACCGCTCCCATGGTGGCGGTGGCGGCCAACTCGCCTTTGTTGTTCGGCAAGCGCTTGTGGCAAGAAACCCGCATCCCGCTATTCGAACAGGGGGTAGCCTTGGCGGGCGGCGAAGCGTCGGACGATCCAAGCCATCCGCGAGTCAGTTTCGGCAGCGGCTATGTCAAAGAGTCGCTGCTGGCATTGTTCGACGAAAATCTGAGGCATTATCCAGCGCTGCTGCCGGTCGATTTGAGTGCTGAACCGCTGGAAAACTTGCCTCATCTACGCCTGCATAACGGCACCATCTGGCGCTGGAACCGACCGTTGCTGGGTTTTGAAGCGGATGGGACGCCGCACCTGCGCATCGAGCATCGGGTGATGCCGGCCGGCCCCAGCATTCCCGACACCATCGCCAACGCGGCGCTGTATTACGGATTGGTCCACGGCTTGGCGCGCGAACGGCCGCCTGTCGACACGCTGCTGGAATTCGCCCAGTGTCGGGCGAACTTCTACGCGGCCGCGCGGGACGGTTTGGCCGCGAACGTGATCTGGCTGAACGGTCGCACCCTGCCGTTGCGGCAACTCGTGCTGGAGGAACTGCTGCCGTTGGCCCGGCGTGGGTTGCTGGCGCTGGAGATCGATACCGCGGATGCCCGTGACTATTTGGCCATCATCGCCGCGCGGGTGGAAACCGGCCGCACCGGCGCCGGGTGGCAGCGAGACTTTTTCATCCGGCATGGCACCGATCCGACCGCGCTGACTCTGGCGTATCTGGACCGGCAGCGCGGCGGTTTGCCGGTCCATGAATGGCCATGCTGA